The genome window ATTTTTAAATTATGGCTTTATCTGTGGATGTTAAATTGCTGATATGATAATTTTTATGTAAGATTTTGACTTACAAACTATATTGAAATCGAAAAAATATTAGTGGGTTTTAAAATAACTTGAAACATCTGGTAATTCTGCTAGATCAAGTTCCAATTCAGTTGTGCCATTATCTGCAAAGGCTCCAACAGTAAAAGAACCATAACTGTAAAAAGTAATTTCTGCAGATTGTTTTTCGACTTGCACGAGTTTGAAAGGCAGATTACCAAAGGTATTGTGAAGAGCAAATAATACGTATTCACCATTTTTTAATGGATTACTTTTAGGATTTGTGGAAACTATCTGTAAATTAATATGGTATAATCCTTTGTTTTCCTCGGTAACAGTTGCTTTTAATTCTCTTTCATTGTTTACTGCTTTTGATTTCCATTGTCCTTTTTGAGGGTCGTCATGATTTAGGATTAGGCCTTTGTGCAGTTTTAATTTGGCTTCATCTATCATTTTGTCGACTTCGGATTTTATGTTTGCTCTGTCTTTTTTAATTTCATCTGCGCTGGTTATTTTTTTGACTGTCGTTTCAAACTCGGTACTTGATATCGATGGTTCATTGATTTTAGTTATTAAAGATTTTGTCAGCTGTTCTTTTTCTTGTATCAGATTTTGGCTTTGGATTATTTTTATCTCTTTCTGCTGTATTTCTTCTTTTACTTCATTGATTTTTTCATTTGCTATTTCCAGTTCTTTCCGAATCAGATTGTCATCGGCATATTTGTATTTACTGGATAAAACGAGGCGCATATAGTTGTATCCAATGTATAAGCCTAAAAAACCAAAATAAATTACTATTCCGATGCTGTAAATATTTAGAAGCTGACCGTCATATTTGGATGAGGTTTTTACATATTCTCCCAGCGAAACCAGATAACCTGGAATCTCTTTTAGATTGACTAGTCCAAGCCCGACAATTATTTTGGTTAACCAGTCTGAAATTTCAACTAAGCTGTTGTTTAGAGAATAATCACTTTCTTTTTCATTGTTTCGTTTGGGCATACCGAAGAGTGTTCCCGTGAAAAAAAAACTTAAAAAAGAGGCTATGCCAAGGATTATTCCAATAAAAAGAATTTTCCCTCCCATTTCTGGAATAGTAACCGGAAAACCAATTACAGGGACTAATCCTAAAAAAAGACCCATGTACAATGTCAGTAAGATTGAGGTTTCGGCTTCTTTTATTGTCTTTTTTTCTTTTTCTAATTCCGTTTCGTTTTGATTTTTGATTTCGTTACTTGCCATATCTGTTAGGTTTAAGTTAGGTTTAAATCAATCAGCATTAAAATTGGTTTATAAGCTTTTCAATACGTGTATATGTTTACTATTTCATTTTTGAATTGAGCTTTTGAAAATAAAAAAGCAATGCGGGGTATTTTAGAAAAATAAGATCGTTTTGTAATTCTTAAAATTAATCAAAAAAGCAACACGAAATTAGGTGTAGAATGCTGTTTTTTAATAATATGGTTATTTGTTGTTTCTCTTTTGCTGAAAATCGGACAGATTATGAAATAAAAAACCCTGCAAATTTAACTTTGCAGGGTCAATTACTATTTATCACTAATTTCTAAGTGATGTGGATGAAGTTATTTTATCAGTTCAAAACTTCTTTTTACGAAAGCGGTTAATGCTTCCCCTTTTAATAAATTTTGAGATAATTTAGCCAAATCAAGTGCTTGTTTAACCAAGTTTTCCTGTGCCGATTTGTCGGAGTTATTCAATATACTTGTAGCTAAGTCGGAGTTAGTGTTCACAACCAAATTGTACATTTCCGGCATGTTGCCCATTCCGAACATTCCGCCGCCGCCAGTTTGACTCATTTCTTTCATTCTACGCATAAATTCTGGCTGCGTGATAATGAATGGAGCTGCTTCACTGTCTAATGCTTCAAGCTGTACAGTGTAAGTTTGTTTAGGAACAATAGTTTCAAGAACCGTTTTTAAGTTTGCTTTTTCTTCATCAGATAATTTAGAAATAGCGTTTTCTTCTTTTTTGATCAAGTTATCAATATGATCAGAATCGACACGAACAAACTGCATACCGCTATTGTCTCCTTCAATTTTTTGGATTAAGTGTGAAATGATTGGTGAATCCAATAACAAAACTTCATATCCTTTGTCTTTTGCGATTTCAATATAAGAGTGCTGTGCTTCTTTATTTCCAGCATATAAAACAACAAGTTTTCCGTCTTTATCGGTTTGTTTCTCTTTGATTTTCTCTTTTAATTCTTCAAGAGTAAAATAAGTGTCATCAACAGTTGGGTAAAGTACAAACGCTCCTGCTTTTTCGTAGAATTTATCTTCAGAAAGCATTCCGTATTCCAGAACAATTTTAATATCATTCCATTTTTGTTCGAAATCAGCTCTGTTTTCGTTGAACAAAGATTTCAATTTATCAGCCACTTTACGGGTGATGTAGTTCGAGATTTTCTTAACTGCACCATCAGCCTGAAGTCCTGAACGTGAAACATTCAAAGGAATATCCGGCGAATCAACAACACCGCGAAGCATCATAAGGAATTCAGGAACAATTCCTTCAACGTTATCCGTCACGAATACTTGGTTTTGGTACAATTGAATTTTGTCTTTCTGGATCTGAAGATCTCCGCTTAATTTTGGAAAATATAAAATACCAGTCAGATTAAAAGGATAATCTACGTTTAAGTGAATATGAAACAATGGCTCTTCAAACTGCATTGGATACATTTCGCGGTAGAAATCTTTATAATCAGCATCAGATAAATCAGACGGCTGTTTAGTCCAGGCTGGATTTGGATTGTTTACAATATTATCAACTTCGATAGTTTCAGCAGTATAATCTTCTGGAGCATCTTCTGGTTTTGGAAGTGTTTCTTTTTTGGTTCCAAATTTAATCGGAATAGGCATGAACTTATTGTATTTGCTCAATAAGCCAGAGATTTTAAATTCTTCCAGGAACTCAAGAGAATCTTCTGCAATATGTAAAATGATTTCAGTTCCTCTAGTCGTTTTGTCAGCTGGTTCTAATGTAAATTCCGGACTTCCGTCACATGTCCAGTGTGCCGCTGGTTCGTCTTTGTATGATTTTGTGATGATTTCTACTTTCTCAGCAACCATAAAAGCTGAATAAAAACCAAGTCCAAAGTGACCAATAATACCAGAATCTTTAGCAGAGTCTTTGTATTTATCTAAAAATTCTTCAGCTCCCGAGAAAGCAACCTGATTGATGTATTTTTCTACTTCATCGGCAGTCATTCCTAAACCTTGATCGATGATGTGAAGTTTTTTGCCTTCTTTGTCAATTTTAACTTCAATAATTGGTGAACCATATTCAACATTAGTTTCTCCAATACTGATTAGATGTTTTAATTTTAAAGTTGCATCGGTTCCGTTAGAAATTAATTCACGCAGGAAAATTTCGTGATCACTGTATAGAAATTTCTTGATTAAAGGAAAGATGTTTTCAACCGAAACATTAATTTTACCTGTTGTCATATTTTTATATTTTATTAATGGTTTTACAATCGGAAAAATTACTTTCAAATAGAATACCAATTCTTCTAATAATGACAAATTGTCGTAAGTGGGTTCTGTGAACTGCGGTGAAGCAATCCTGAAACAGTAAATAAATTGGATTTAAAGTACAGTTGTTAGGCAGTTTTGAAGATTTTTGAAAAGAAAAGTACATTTTAGCAGCGTTTTTTTGCCTCAAAAAGTTGCATTTGGACATGTCCAATAATTTCGATATTTATAAATAGATATCCATCAAAATTCCTGTTTTATAACATTTTAACCGCAGATTGTTTTTTTAATAAACAGCAGGCAGTTATAAAAACACCACCCTTCTGAAAATTATTGTAGCCAAATTATATAAATAAAAAAATAATTTTGAACGAAATTGATATGTATCTTTGTAGCTAAATTAATTTAAATTGAGAAAAAATGAGAAAAATTCTTTTAATATGCGCTATGGCCATTATGGTCTTTGCTTGTAAGTCTGGATCTACAGCTCCGACAGCACCTGCAGCACCAGCACCAGTTTCTAATGCTCCAATGACAAAATTAGATAAGGCTTCTCAAGTTGGAATAAAAGGAGATTGGCAGATTGTAAGTGTAACTTATCCTGGATCTGATTATATTAAAGTAAATTCTTTTAATCTTGCCGATTCAAAATGTTTTATAGGAAGCACTTGGCATTTTATTTCTAATAATAATAAAGGAACAATGACTTTGAATAGTCCAAATTGTACTGCTTTTACGTCGGCAATTACATGGTATATTAATAAGGAAGGACAATTTGTGCTAAAAATATTAGATGAAGGATTGAAATCTAAAAACGTAAAAACCGGTTTTGTTCTTGCTGTAAGAAATCAATCGGAAACTTCGTTTGAATTGGTTGATAAAATAAACGTAGGAAGTAAGCCGACAGATGTTGTTTACTTATTTCAAAAAGCTAATTAAATATAGGAAAAATGAGAAAAATATCGATTATAGGACTAAGCAGTTTGTTTATGTTAAGCATTCTTTTTACTGGATGTGATTCAGTAAAGAATGCCAATAATACTCAAAAAGGAGCAGGAATAGGAGCCGTTGCCGGCGGAGTTATCGGGGCAATTATTGGAAACAATACCAAGCTAGGAACTGCTGCAGGTGCTGCGATTGGTGCTGCTGTAGGCGGCGGAACCGGAGCCTTGATTGGAAACAGTATGGATAAACAAGCCCGTGAAATAGATCAGGCTCTGCCTGGAGCAGAAGTGGAAAGAGTAGGAGAAGGAATTCACTTGACTTTAAACGAGAACGCTGTTCGTTTTGATGTAAATAAAGCGACTTTGACAGCTCAAGCCAAAGCGAATCTGGATAAATTAGTTCCAGTATTCAATTCGTATGCAGATACCAACATTGAAATTTTTGGTTATACGGATAATACGGGTAAACCAGAGTACAATCTGATACTTTCACAAAAAAGAGCCGAATCTGTAAAAACGTATTTGATTTCAAAAGGATTGGCGGCAAGCCGTTTCAAAACATCCGGTTATGGAATAGCTGACCCAATTGCTACGAATGATACAAAAGAAGGACAAAGCCAAAACCGCCGTGTAGAATTTGCAATTACTGCAAATGCTAAAATGATTGAAGACGCTAAAAAGAAACAATAAAGGTTAGCCTCAATATATTTGAAAAAACTGCTTTATCATAAAAGCAGTTTTTTTTTGGATTAAATTCAATTATCAACATATTTTTTTTAGTAAAGAAACTATCTTTGTTTTCTTAAATTTTAATGCTGTAGAATGCTTCAAGTTCAAAATATTTCATTCGGCTACACCGAGAAAATCATAATTCAAAATGTAGACTTCACTGTTGCTAAAGGGCAGAATATATCAATTCTTGGTGAGAGCGGCTGTGGAAAAAGTACGCTTTTAAAACTG of Flavobacterium marginilacus contains these proteins:
- a CDS encoding pYEATS domain-containing protein, which encodes MASNEIKNQNETELEKEKKTIKEAETSILLTLYMGLFLGLVPVIGFPVTIPEMGGKILFIGIILGIASFLSFFFTGTLFGMPKRNNEKESDYSLNNSLVEISDWLTKIIVGLGLVNLKEIPGYLVSLGEYVKTSSKYDGQLLNIYSIGIVIYFGFLGLYIGYNYMRLVLSSKYKYADDNLIRKELEIANEKINEVKEEIQQKEIKIIQSQNLIQEKEQLTKSLITKINEPSISSTEFETTVKKITSADEIKKDRANIKSEVDKMIDEAKLKLHKGLILNHDDPQKGQWKSKAVNNERELKATVTEENKGLYHINLQIVSTNPKSNPLKNGEYVLFALHNTFGNLPFKLVQVEKQSAEITFYSYGSFTVGAFADNGTTELELDLAELPDVSSYFKTH
- the htpG gene encoding molecular chaperone HtpG produces the protein MTTGKINVSVENIFPLIKKFLYSDHEIFLRELISNGTDATLKLKHLISIGETNVEYGSPIIEVKIDKEGKKLHIIDQGLGMTADEVEKYINQVAFSGAEEFLDKYKDSAKDSGIIGHFGLGFYSAFMVAEKVEIITKSYKDEPAAHWTCDGSPEFTLEPADKTTRGTEIILHIAEDSLEFLEEFKISGLLSKYNKFMPIPIKFGTKKETLPKPEDAPEDYTAETIEVDNIVNNPNPAWTKQPSDLSDADYKDFYREMYPMQFEEPLFHIHLNVDYPFNLTGILYFPKLSGDLQIQKDKIQLYQNQVFVTDNVEGIVPEFLMMLRGVVDSPDIPLNVSRSGLQADGAVKKISNYITRKVADKLKSLFNENRADFEQKWNDIKIVLEYGMLSEDKFYEKAGAFVLYPTVDDTYFTLEELKEKIKEKQTDKDGKLVVLYAGNKEAQHSYIEIAKDKGYEVLLLDSPIISHLIQKIEGDNSGMQFVRVDSDHIDNLIKKEENAISKLSDEEKANLKTVLETIVPKQTYTVQLEALDSEAAPFIITQPEFMRRMKEMSQTGGGGMFGMGNMPEMYNLVVNTNSDLATSILNNSDKSAQENLVKQALDLAKLSQNLLKGEALTAFVKRSFELIK
- a CDS encoding lipocalin family protein — encoded protein: MRKILLICAMAIMVFACKSGSTAPTAPAAPAPVSNAPMTKLDKASQVGIKGDWQIVSVTYPGSDYIKVNSFNLADSKCFIGSTWHFISNNNKGTMTLNSPNCTAFTSAITWYINKEGQFVLKILDEGLKSKNVKTGFVLAVRNQSETSFELVDKINVGSKPTDVVYLFQKAN
- a CDS encoding OmpA family protein codes for the protein MRKISIIGLSSLFMLSILFTGCDSVKNANNTQKGAGIGAVAGGVIGAIIGNNTKLGTAAGAAIGAAVGGGTGALIGNSMDKQAREIDQALPGAEVERVGEGIHLTLNENAVRFDVNKATLTAQAKANLDKLVPVFNSYADTNIEIFGYTDNTGKPEYNLILSQKRAESVKTYLISKGLAASRFKTSGYGIADPIATNDTKEGQSQNRRVEFAITANAKMIEDAKKKQ